AAAGAAAGTGGGGTTTATGGATTTGGTATTGGTGGTACTTACCAAGGCTCTTTTAGCCTTCTTAAAACTTTAAAGGTTGCAAAGAGAGATTTAGGAGTAGCAATGAATGTTGAAGAAGAACCTCTTAGAATTCTACTTGAGATAGGTCTTTTTGGTTTTATTATGGTTTATTTAATAAGATTTTTAATGGTTAAGTATTTTTGGGAATTATATTTAAAACTACAGGATGAAGATATAAAACACTTTGCTCTTGCTTGTACTCTTTATTTATTTCCTTTTTTTATTAATATCCATAGACTTGTATTTGATCAAACAGCACATTTATTTTATTGGTTTACAGTAGGATTTTTATTTCTTTTACCAAGGTTAGACAAGAAAAATATAGCTAGTGATAAAAAAGCCTTAATATGAAAGTTCTTCACATATCTCCTTCTTATTTTCCCGCCTTTCAGCATGGCGGAGTAGTTGAATCAGTTCATTTATTAAATAAGACTCTTGTAAGAGCTGGCATAACTCTTGATGTTATTACTACAGATAAAACTAGCTACCGTTGTAATCTTGATGGAGTAAACATTAAATGTTTTCCATATTATTTTTATAAGCACTATAATTTCTCGCCACAATTATTTTTTTCTGTACTTAATGAAGTAAAAAAATATGATCTTGTTCATATTACAGCATTTTGGAATTTCCCGGTTTTAGCAGGAAGTGTTTCTAGTCTCTTGTATAAAAAACCATATATTATTTCACCCAGAGGTGTTTTATATGAAGAAGCAATAAATATAAAATCTAAAAGAATAAAAAAACTTTATTATTATCTTATTGCTAAACATTATTTAAAATTTGCTAGTGCTGTTCATTACACATCAGAAGATGAAAGGGATAACATTTCAAGCTTATTTAGGATCAATAATAAATCCTTGGTAATACCCAATGGTCTTGATTTAGATCAATACAAGACATTACCACCAGCAGGTACTTTTAAAAGTAAGTATCCGGTTTTAAAAGATAAAAGATATATTTTGTTTCTAGGCAGGA
The nucleotide sequence above comes from Candidatus Melainabacteria bacterium. Encoded proteins:
- a CDS encoding glycosyltransferase, whose protein sequence is MKVLHISPSYFPAFQHGGVVESVHLLNKTLVRAGITLDVITTDKTSYRCNLDGVNIKCFPYYFYKHYNFSPQLFFSVLNEVKKYDLVHITAFWNFPVLAGSVSSLLYKKPYIISPRGVLYEEAINIKSKRIKKLYYYLIAKHYLKFASAVHYTSEDERDNISSLFRINNKSLVIPNGLDLDQYKTLPPAGTFKSKYPVLKDKRYILFLGRIHKKKGLDILVDAFKDLINFDNDLSLVIAGPDNGGYEKFIKAKLNNYGLSKKVLFTGLIRGKEKLAAFVDANLFILSSYSENFGMSVIEAMACGTPVIVSNKVGIYKDIQDANAGYVVTTNANSVASGIKKLLSDNALCTVLSTNGKKLLKDKYDIEMVSKMMINAYEDIMKR